In one Mycoplasmopsis canis PG 14 genomic region, the following are encoded:
- a CDS encoding transposase: MIAENIEKSLSYLSLITNLSLSTVKRYKKVIKSKKEIVVSHKNKYHQRNYKITDAEIELVFKNYLETCQFILNRDLTNNQLSIKTYFNSEYGSFIREKISYKTLVKRFNQLGLFNIHTTKRGRRIARLSKKKTSEDITLILKNYYQQIKQNEKQRQVLNLKKNLKFGEIVEIDAQLEPYLKNDKPLYLYHAIDVAAGTLLAVWFEEQETTLGYQRLLEIVFKKYGFPKKIYADKRRSFWGSENTQTVFEKVLNKKGIEVLSSSNPKHKPHVERSFRTSLDQYPLLIHENGYKNIDDLKKNNEVFQNYYNIRNKKIISKQNVFQKEGKKNGNWAVDLEINRKVLNGVVRYQGKNYAAFDMYNKRIIFPYNSDVLLVHSLDDNLYFKYNDKKYFAKEPNGKYLSLTEMWALEKGLDYSIPAVGKLAFIYNKTNSFFKTLELYISKFNSISVNAQDSNLEANKIMSEYLSILRALHRSINDDIRIDA, encoded by the coding sequence TTGATTGCTGAAAATATCGAAAAATCTTTATCTTATCTTAGCTTGATAACAAACCTTAGTTTATCAACTGTAAAAAGATATAAAAAAGTTATTAAAAGCAAAAAAGAAATTGTTGTCTCACATAAAAATAAATATCATCAAAGAAATTACAAAATAACTGATGCAGAAATAGAATTAGTCTTTAAAAATTATTTAGAAACATGTCAGTTTATTTTGAATAGAGATCTAACAAATAATCAACTTTCAATTAAAACATACTTTAATTCTGAGTATGGTTCTTTTATAAGAGAAAAAATTTCTTACAAAACTTTAGTTAAGAGATTTAATCAATTAGGTTTATTTAATATACATACAACCAAAAGAGGAAGAAGGATTGCAAGATTATCAAAGAAAAAAACCTCAGAAGATATAACTTTGATATTAAAAAATTATTATCAACAGATTAAACAAAATGAAAAACAAAGACAAGTTTTAAATCTAAAGAAAAATTTAAAATTCGGCGAAATTGTTGAAATTGATGCACAACTTGAACCATACTTAAAAAATGATAAACCATTATATCTTTATCATGCAATAGATGTAGCAGCAGGAACATTGTTAGCAGTATGATTTGAAGAACAAGAAACAACATTAGGATATCAAAGACTACTAGAAATTGTATTTAAAAAGTATGGATTCCCAAAGAAAATCTATGCTGATAAAAGAAGAAGTTTTTGAGGAAGCGAAAACACACAAACAGTCTTTGAAAAAGTTTTAAATAAAAAGGGAATAGAAGTACTAAGTTCATCAAATCCAAAACATAAACCACATGTTGAAAGATCTTTTAGGACATCACTAGACCAATATCCGTTACTTATTCACGAAAACGGATATAAAAATATTGATGATTTGAAGAAAAATAATGAAGTATTTCAAAATTATTACAATATCAGGAATAAAAAAATAATTTCTAAACAAAATGTTTTTCAAAAAGAGGGAAAGAAAAACGGCAATTGAGCCGTTGATTTAGAGATTAATAGAAAAGTTTTAAATGGTGTTGTTAGATACCAAGGCAAAAATTACGCAGCCTTTGATATGTATAACAAAAGAATTATCTTCCCTTATAATTCTGACGTTTTATTAGTGCATTCTTTGGATGATAATTTGTATTTTAAATATAATGATAAAAAATACTTTGCTAAGGAACCTAACGGAAAATATCTAAGTTTAACAGAAATGTGAGCTTTAGAGAAAGGATTAGATTACTCTATTCCAGCTGTAGGGAAACTAGCATTTATCTATAATAAAACAAATTCGTTTTTTAAAACTCTTGAATTATATATCTCAAAATTTAATAGTATTTCCGTGAATGCCCAAGATAGTAATCTTGAAGCTAATAAAATCATGTCCGAATACTTAAGCATACTCCGAGCATTGCACAGAAGCATCAATGATGATATAAGAATTGATGCATAA
- a CDS encoding IS30 family transposase — protein MKNLGKWICIFDQSKKENKYTHYEIAENIDTIWKFQGKLELTRNLQKKQMDIDSIYNALFEISQGISIQKASRKIKRDVRTIKNKIDLMTSKHSKDLLKYQRFQCNNCFKRVTKVKVIHFSKIYDHLLDYRYSRLFFRNTKLQEKWEPFKEYWNDIRHKYNKYKIKRNIKEKMPKTSVKFLVNSFKKSHIGFSPSVSSVYKKMQSLPFYLDYEHIIRKSEGKYIRKTTKKTKLVTLNNATEITKRPNYINDRSEMGHYELDTVMGKIDDKKCLVTLLERQTRKSYATITKRGSKYIHQALNNMIKKFGLNIKSLTVDNGKENVLLHKIIPKDRLFKCLPYSSWQKGSIENMHRLIRYFIPKGKSLDNYTQEEIDFMMEWINNYRKIINQP, from the coding sequence ATGAAAAATTTAGGAAAATGAATTTGTATTTTTGATCAATCAAAGAAAGAAAATAAATATACTCATTATGAAATTGCAGAAAATATTGATACTATTTGAAAGTTTCAAGGAAAATTAGAACTAACTAGAAATTTACAGAAAAAACAAATGGATATTGATTCAATTTATAATGCTTTATTTGAAATTAGCCAAGGTATATCAATTCAAAAAGCCTCTAGAAAAATAAAAAGAGATGTGAGAACAATAAAAAACAAAATTGATCTTATGACTAGTAAACATTCAAAAGATTTATTAAAATATCAAAGATTTCAATGTAACAATTGTTTTAAAAGAGTCACTAAGGTTAAAGTTATTCATTTTTCTAAAATATACGATCATTTATTGGATTATAGATACTCAAGATTGTTTTTCAGAAATACTAAGTTACAAGAAAAATGAGAACCATTTAAAGAGTATTGAAATGATATTAGACATAAATATAATAAATACAAAATCAAAAGAAATATTAAAGAAAAGATGCCAAAAACTTCTGTAAAGTTTTTGGTAAATTCTTTTAAGAAATCTCACATTGGCTTTAGCCCTTCTGTTAGTTCAGTGTATAAAAAGATGCAATCCTTACCATTTTATCTAGATTATGAACATATAATTAGAAAATCAGAAGGTAAATATATTAGGAAAACAACCAAGAAGACTAAATTAGTAACATTGAATAACGCTACCGAAATAACTAAGAGACCAAATTATATTAACGATAGATCAGAAATGGGCCATTACGAACTTGATACTGTAATGGGCAAAATTGATGATAAAAAGTGTTTAGTAACTTTGTTAGAAAGACAAACTAGAAAGTCATATGCTACAATAACCAAAAGAGGTTCAAAATATATTCATCAAGCTTTAAATAATATGATTAAAAAGTTTGGTTTAAATATTAAATCCTTAACTGTCGATAATGGTAAGGAAAATGTTTTATTACACAAAATCATTCCTAAAGACAGATTGTTCAAATGTCTTCCATATAGTTCATGGCAAAAAGGCTCCATTGAAAATATGCATAGATTAATAAGGTATTTTATTCCTAAAGGTAAAAGTCTTGACAATTATACTCAAGAAGAAATTGATTTTATGATGGAATGAATAAATAACTATAGAAAAATTATTAATCAACCTTAG
- the dnaJ gene encoding molecular chaperone DnaJ, translated as MSNKRDYYDVLGVKKNATEQEIKTAYRSLAKKYHPDKLKDGTSDKKMQELNEAYEILSNPEKRNIYDNYGHDAANGGAGAGGGFNSSDFSGFGGFEDIFENIFGGFGSSRKRNANQPMKGSDVKVSKRISFMQSINGDELKETMDKFDTCLHCGGSGAESNHDIETCLTCNGSGYVSKRMRSLFGLTQQQVACDTCGGTGKKILKKCTVCKGHKYVKTQRSVKIPIAPGTENGTLLKLQGYGEAGTNGGPSGDLYIQIVVEPHKHFERRGNDLYLEFPVSFIDLMLEKNVQVPTPYGNVIIALKRTYETGQVIRLDKKGVKSKHFTGDLKIILKVVKPEISKSNLKEMIKVFETLEDTTNDSFVKEINKTLK; from the coding sequence ATGAGTAACAAAAGAGATTATTATGATGTTTTAGGTGTTAAAAAGAATGCAACTGAACAAGAAATAAAAACAGCTTATAGAAGCCTTGCAAAAAAATATCATCCAGATAAATTAAAAGACGGTACAAGTGATAAAAAAATGCAAGAATTAAATGAAGCTTACGAAATTCTTTCAAACCCTGAAAAAAGAAATATTTATGACAATTATGGTCACGATGCAGCAAATGGAGGGGCTGGTGCTGGAGGAGGATTTAACTCTTCTGACTTTTCTGGTTTTGGCGGATTTGAAGATATATTCGAAAATATCTTTGGTGGATTTGGATCTTCAAGAAAAAGGAATGCAAACCAACCAATGAAGGGTTCTGATGTTAAAGTATCAAAGAGAATTTCGTTTATGCAAAGCATTAACGGAGATGAACTGAAAGAAACCATGGATAAATTTGACACTTGTTTACATTGTGGCGGATCTGGCGCCGAATCTAACCATGATATCGAAACTTGTTTGACATGTAATGGTTCAGGATATGTTAGCAAAAGAATGAGAAGTTTATTTGGTCTCACTCAACAACAAGTGGCTTGCGATACATGTGGAGGAACAGGTAAAAAAATTCTTAAAAAGTGTACAGTTTGCAAAGGGCATAAATATGTTAAAACCCAAAGAAGCGTTAAAATACCTATCGCTCCTGGTACTGAAAATGGAACATTATTAAAACTTCAAGGATATGGTGAAGCAGGAACAAATGGTGGTCCATCAGGTGACTTATATATACAAATTGTAGTTGAACCTCATAAACATTTCGAAAGAAGAGGAAACGACTTATACTTAGAATTCCCTGTTTCATTTATAGATTTGATGCTTGAAAAAAATGTTCAAGTGCCTACACCATACGGTAATGTTATAATCGCACTAAAAAGAACTTATGAAACTGGTCAAGTTATACGCCTTGATAAAAAAGGAGTTAAATCTAAACATTTCACTGGTGATCTAAAAATTATTTTAAAGGTTGTTAAACCTGAAATAAGCAAGTCTAATTTAAAAGAAATGATTAAAGTATTTGAAACATTAGAAGACACAACAAACGATAGTTTTGTTAAAGAAATTAACAAAACACTAAAGTAA
- the asnA gene encoding aspartate--ammonia ligase yields the protein MYKSKLNIKETQKAIQDLKKFFQKELQRELNLTRATAPLFIERKTGLNDGLNGEKAVSFNPKGHDNINLEVVHSLAKWKRNALKQYNYDVYEGIYTDMNAIRREEDLDDTHSYYVDQWDWERIIKKEDRNLTFLFDTVRKIYNGIYNTKEMLVKEFKTLTNDLAKEVYFISSQDLENLYPNLTLSEREDQITKEKGAVFVYQIGHKLKSGLIHSLRAFDYDDWNLNGDLLVYSNVLNKTIELSSMGIRVDERSIVEQSQKSEKEVKLLSNYHKDVVEKTLPLTIGGGIGQSRLSMFLLEKIHIGEVQASFWPDEYRGELKKKGIELL from the coding sequence ATGTATAAAAGTAAATTAAATATAAAAGAAACTCAAAAGGCAATTCAAGACTTAAAAAAATTTTTTCAAAAAGAATTGCAAAGGGAGCTAAATTTAACTAGGGCTACAGCACCATTATTTATTGAAAGAAAAACAGGGCTAAATGATGGTTTGAATGGCGAAAAAGCTGTTTCATTTAATCCAAAAGGACATGATAATATTAACTTGGAAGTTGTTCATTCGCTAGCAAAATGAAAGAGAAATGCCCTTAAACAATATAACTATGATGTTTACGAAGGTATTTATACTGACATGAACGCAATAAGAAGAGAAGAAGATTTAGATGACACTCATTCATATTATGTAGATCAATGAGATTGAGAAAGAATTATAAAAAAAGAAGATAGAAATCTAACTTTTTTATTTGATACTGTCAGAAAAATTTACAATGGTATTTATAATACAAAGGAAATGCTTGTAAAAGAATTTAAAACATTAACTAATGACTTAGCGAAAGAAGTATATTTTATATCATCACAAGATTTAGAAAATTTATATCCTAACCTAACATTATCAGAAAGAGAAGATCAAATAACTAAGGAGAAAGGTGCTGTTTTTGTATACCAAATTGGACACAAATTAAAGTCTGGATTAATTCATTCTTTAAGAGCCTTTGATTATGATGATTGAAACCTAAATGGTGATTTATTGGTTTACTCAAATGTTTTGAATAAAACAATAGAACTTTCTTCAATGGGTATTAGAGTAGATGAAAGGTCAATTGTTGAACAAAGCCAAAAAAGTGAAAAAGAAGTGAAATTATTGTCTAATTATCACAAAGATGTTGTCGAGAAAACATTGCCTCTTACAATAGGGGGTGGAATTGGCCAAAGTAGATTAAGTATGTTTCTTTTAGAAAAAATTCATATCGGAGAAGTTCAAGCTAGCTTTTGACCTGATGAATATAGGGGTGAATTAAAGAAAAAAGGAATCGAGTTATTATAA